A stretch of Clostridia bacterium DNA encodes these proteins:
- a CDS encoding SpoIID/LytB domain-containing protein: MRFFRWVSMFFLFFVMLLGLAPAAGADDAVRVLLKQEYSSAGFLVVQGDYELIDSGTGLRLADPLPGERWMVFRAGNTLKLQREGEPGSIAVSGGVLLRAGEAGDPLFSFENKRYRGSLHIVDAGQSLLVINLLPVEEYLYGVLPQEMPASFPLEALKAQAVVSRTYVLGRTGASLYYDVTAGTRDQVYGGYEAELVPGGDKIRQAVDETRGLRIYYDGALIEAVFHANAGGYTADSAKVWGGERPYLKPVPSPFDAYALEFSQQFALDWPVNTYQWTKSFTINELQQQIANWNSLNPGEAIQVGRVISLTPYGDEVPGDAPGLQRVYQLEIAGTEGTVLLSGEKAGSVFGLNSTLYSVEFGASPAVFDGREVQNLTGGSIPLAVVTREGVRPVSLNHELYVKGYETTARLATGADQISFRGRGFGHGVGMSQWGAAGMAAAGYNFQEIIEHYYNQGKFDGRLTISE, from the coding sequence TTGCGGTTTTTTCGATGGGTATCCATGTTCTTCCTGTTTTTTGTGATGCTCTTGGGATTAGCCCCGGCAGCCGGCGCGGATGATGCCGTCAGGGTGCTTTTGAAGCAAGAATATAGCAGCGCCGGGTTTCTTGTGGTGCAGGGAGATTATGAATTGATCGACAGCGGTACCGGTTTGAGGCTGGCTGATCCTTTGCCGGGAGAGCGTTGGATGGTTTTCCGGGCCGGAAACACTCTTAAGCTGCAGCGGGAAGGAGAACCCGGCAGTATTGCCGTCTCCGGTGGTGTGCTCCTCCGAGCCGGAGAAGCAGGGGACCCCCTGTTCAGTTTTGAGAACAAGCGATACCGGGGCAGTCTACATATTGTGGATGCCGGCCAGAGCTTATTGGTGATTAACCTTCTACCGGTAGAAGAATACTTGTACGGGGTGCTGCCGCAGGAAATGCCGGCTTCCTTTCCTTTGGAAGCCTTAAAGGCTCAGGCCGTAGTATCTCGTACATATGTGCTGGGTCGCACCGGTGCTTCCCTTTACTATGATGTGACCGCCGGGACGCGAGATCAAGTTTATGGGGGGTATGAAGCTGAACTGGTGCCCGGTGGTGACAAGATTAGACAAGCCGTAGATGAGACTAGAGGCTTGAGAATCTATTATGACGGGGCACTCATTGAAGCCGTGTTTCACGCCAATGCCGGTGGCTATACGGCGGACAGTGCGAAGGTATGGGGCGGCGAACGTCCTTACCTAAAACCCGTTCCGTCTCCCTTTGATGCTTACGCATTGGAGTTTTCCCAGCAGTTCGCCTTAGATTGGCCGGTGAACACTTACCAATGGACAAAGAGTTTTACCATCAATGAGCTGCAGCAACAGATCGCCAATTGGAACAGCCTGAACCCGGGCGAAGCCATTCAAGTAGGTCGGGTCATTTCCTTGACACCCTACGGGGACGAGGTACCGGGAGATGCCCCCGGTTTACAGCGGGTTTACCAGTTGGAAATTGCCGGAACCGAGGGCACCGTTCTTCTTTCAGGGGAAAAAGCCGGGTCAGTTTTTGGGCTGAACAGCACTTTATATTCCGTTGAATTTGGTGCTTCCCCGGCTGTGTTCGACGGCCGGGAAGTGCAGAACCTGACCGGCGGCAGTATCCCGTTAGCCGTGGTGACTCGGGAAGGCGTCAGGCCTGTTTCCTTGAATCACGAATTATATGTGAAAGGTTATGAGACCACGGCGCGGCTGGCCACGGGAGCCGATCAAATATCTTTTCGAGGGAGAGGCTTTGGCCATGGGGTTGGTATGAGCCAGTGGGGCGCGGCGGGCATGGCCGCGGCAGGGTATAATTTCCAGGAGATCATCGAACACTATTATAACCAGGGGAAATTTGACGGAAGACTGACTATCAGTGAATGA
- a CDS encoding DUF2905 domain-containing protein, with product MNPGDVFGKMLIYIGIGIACLGLLIWGMSRILPLGRLPGDIFVQREGLTVYFPIVTCIILSVILTVLLNLFRR from the coding sequence ATGAACCCTGGCGATGTTTTTGGCAAAATGCTGATCTATATCGGTATTGGCATCGCTTGTCTAGGTTTACTCATCTGGGGCATGAGTCGCATCCTGCCTTTAGGCAGGTTGCCGGGGGATATCTTTGTCCAAAGAGAAGGATTGACAGTCTATTTTCCTATTGTGACTTGTATTATTCTGAGCGTTATTCTCACCGTTCTATTGAATCTTTTTAGACGCTAG